CTCCAAGACACAGGGAAAACGCCCACCGTACCGGGTGAGCGTTTGTCAAGCAGAATTTACCGCATTGCGGTCAGATTTCATTTTAGGATACTGCTAAACATAGTCTAGCAGTATATTTCCAAGGATTCGTACAGCCAAGTACGTTAACCCCTTTTCCAGGAGGCTTAACAGCCTCTTTTTTGTTCTAATCATAATTTATAATAGGCTTCAATTAATAATTGTAAACCCTAGATAAATACTTTATACAAAAATACCCCTTAACCCTCAGTATACCAACTAAATAATATTTTACTGATATACTTTCTATAGCTTTTAATACAAACTTCCTAATATGTTTCTCAGTTATCAATCCCAAAATGGGTTGACTTTTAAATAAAATTTTAGCATGGCCTGAGTAAGTAGTCTAGTTGTTGTTGTTTTACTACATTATTATGGATCAAGACAAAAAGTTGTGGAGAAAGTGAATTGTAAGTTCTTCGCAAAAATTCAATTTGATGTCTGATTTGAGCCTCCTTAAGCTGTTATTACCCGAATACCTAGTTGATTATTTTGATGTGTTAAAGCATGAAAGTCATGGCGAGCAACTGCAGCTTTATTTTGAAGAAAAGAATAAGGCTCCAATGGAGTACGCCAAAAATAAGCTCAGCTCAAAGGGTTTTCATCAGGAGATAACGATTCAAGACTTTCCTATTCGAGGACAGCATGCCTTTTTGCACATCAAACGGCGTAGATGGATGAATCACGACTCTGGGATGG
The Luteibaculum oceani genome window above contains:
- a CDS encoding ISAon1 family transposase N-terminal region protein, whose amino-acid sequence is MSDLSLLKLLLPEYLVDYFDVLKHESHGEQLQLYFEEKNKAPMEYAKNKLSSKGFHQEITIQDFPIRGQHAFLHIKRRRWMNHDSGM